The genomic window CATCATAATAAAGGGATGGCAGCAAAGCCTCTACCCATATGAAAGCAAAGCTTGACGTATCTTTGGCATGACCTTAAATTGACGTTGTATCCCTCTATTTGCGATAAAAATCCATTTAACGCCGAATACAAGTAACGATAAAAATCCTACATCAATACACTATTAGCCTTGCTCTGATATCATTAACTGCAACCGCACATAAAACATTGCTACCTTTATTGCGTTAAATTTGCAACAGGTACATCGTCATTATCCATATAAAGCGCATACATGGTTGCTACCTTTGTTGCATTAAATTGGCAACATATTGCGGCGCATAAAGCAGCTGCACTTTTAGCCACACTTTATCTGTCAGGCGTACGGTGATACTCCCTCTATGTAGGCTTGTAGCTCCATGGACTAATCTGCTTGACGCCCTTGCGGATGTTGGCCTGCCAGCAGAAACATTTTTTTGCATTATTGTATTTGCATGCCAGCAGAAACATTTTTTTGCATTATTGTATTTGCATGCGTATGTGATGTGAAACAACTGATAAGAACGGGTGTGCACCAAATTTACTTTAACTTCAGCCATGTGTGGACTTCTATTCTTCTAGATTCTTGAGAAATTTGTGTATTTTCAGTGCAGCAGATAGCTCGAGAGACCGACTAAAACACCAACAGGGGATGGGCAGATGTTGGTATCATGCGTAAAAGTAGTTTGCTTAAAACCATTTTACTTGTTGTCCCTCTCATATCTAtccatttctacgacgagtaattcGGGACGGAAGGAGTACAACCGAAAGATCTACAGTAGAGGAGTGCAAACTCTGTCCTAGGAAGAAACAGAGCAGAGAGAAGAGAAAAGGAGAACTCACCCAGAGATGCGATCTGGACATAGTGGGAAGGCTTCGGTTCCTCCTGAACCTGGTGATCCTCACCGACCCCTTGCCGCCGTCGGCGCCTGCCTCGCCATCCTCCGAGTCCTCGCGCCCGTCGGCCTGCCTGCGGCTGTGGTCATCAAAGAAGTAGGacatcgacgacgacgacgacgaggacgccgaCGACGCCGCCGGCGAACAGCACGACGCGTCCGGCGCCACGGCGTAGAGCTGACAGTGGCCGCCCTCCTTGCTGCCCGCTGATGCCGTTGCCGTTGCCGCGCCCTTCCTCCAAACAAAGAGACCCCCGCCGGCGCGCAGATTCATCTGGCAGCTCGCCGtcctcgcgatcctcctaagcggCCTCGGCGGCTTGTTTCCGCCGCCGCCGAAGTAGGGGCCCTGGAGCACGGTCTTGGGGGAGGAGAGCGGGTGCTCCGCCGCTTGCAGCCGCGGCGGCAGCTTCAGCTTGAGCAGCACGGGGCGCGCATGGGCAGGGGCACCGTCCTCGTGACCGCCGGCCACTCTGGCGGCAGTCGCGCCGCCGTCAGCAAGAACCGGGGCTGGGCTCGCGGAAGGGAGCAAGAGAGCGGTCGGCCGGGGTGCACGCAGCTTGGGTTTCCCCGGCGCGTCCTCCCAGAGAAACGGCACGGAGGCGTGGGAGCGGGACCGGAACGGCGGCGGGGAGGGGCACGCCGGCGAGGAGTCGAGGTCGAGCAGCTTGCTCGTAAGCGATCGGGCGCGGACGTGGTAGAGCGCGGGCGCCTTCCCGGTGCTCATCGTCGTAGCCTCTCCCGCTCGCAAGACGGTCGTCCGTCGTGTAACAGGAAATAGGCGAATGCAAGGGCTGCTCACACACGACGAGTGAAGTAGACGGGGAGCGGAGGCCGGCGCGTGTGGAGGCGTGACGCCGATAAATGGAGCGAAGTCGCACGGCATACGCATCGCATGACCCGTGAAATGAAATGGACAAGCGCGGATGGAGAAACCGATGAAATGGCGCGCCTTGAAGTTttcagcgagggagagagacagtgCGGCCGGCTGATGGATGGAGACGCACATGGCCCGTCGTCTACGCCAAATGCAGCGCTGTCCCGGCTCCTCACCGGTCCATGCAAGGATACAACGGACAAACAAAACTACTTGAATCCCGGCTCTCTCACGGGTCACGGCCAGTCATCCCCGTGAAGTCACTACAGGAAAGAgaaaagtctaaaataaaccttGAATTTGTACTCTCAGTTTGAATCAAACCTTGACCTTCAAATCCCTGAAATTAGCACCCTATTCTCTCTGATCCCGGTCTATCCAGGCCCTTTTTGGCTAAGAGCTTGTTTGTGCCTGGGGGATTGCATAAGTGGCGGGGTTCGCTCGGCGTCTGGTTGAGCGCCACTCTGTGCGCGTTGGCTGGCGAAATAAGATGACTAGTTGTTATCTATATCGTGTTCTGTTATTAGTTAAAAAATAGGACGAGTTAAAGCAATACGAGCATTGCTAGAATGAAGTGCTACAACTCTTCTCACTTCGTTCGAAACTAGAATGAGCTGGATCGGTAATTTACCAAAAAAACAAAGATTGAGCTGGATGAGTACTAGAGAAGAAAGGGACGGGATATTGAAAAGTGCAAACAGCAACCGAGCTCCACGGAGCTCTTTATTTTTCcttcaaagaaaaaaaaaacttttttcacatccaaaaaaaatctgaaaaaagtaTACACATAGATATATGATTGTAGTATACATGTATAAAATTTTATAAACATATAGAGTGTGTTAATATGTGATGTACATTGGGAGGGCTTCGTTTCTATATGCTTTTTTGAGTTTTCTCTTCTGTTCTGTGTCCTACTCAGAGAAATAAAGCGGCGCAGTTCTCTGAAGATGGAGTAAGATTCTTTACGCCTAGCTCC from Triticum aestivum cultivar Chinese Spring chromosome 3B, IWGSC CS RefSeq v2.1, whole genome shotgun sequence includes these protein-coding regions:
- the LOC123066907 gene encoding uncharacterized protein; amino-acid sequence: MCVSIHQPAALSLSLAENFKARHFIGFSIRACPFHFTGHAMRMPCDFAPFIGVTPPHAPASAPRLLHSSCVSSPCIRLFPVTRRTTVLRAGEATTMSTGKAPALYHVRARSLTSKLLDLDSSPACPSPPPFRSRSHASVPFLWEDAPGKPKLRAPRPTALLLPSASPAPVLADGGATAARVAGGHEDGAPAHARPVLLKLKLPPRLQAAEHPLSSPKTVLQGPYFGGGGNKPPRPLRRIARTASCQMNLRAGGGLFVWRKGAATATASAGSKEGGHCQLYAVAPDASCCSPAASSASSSSSSSMSYFFDDHSRRQADGREDSEDGEAGADGGKGSVRITRFRRNRSLPTMSRSHLWANIRKGVKQISPWSYKPT